One Desulfocurvibacter africanus subsp. africanus DSM 2603 DNA segment encodes these proteins:
- a CDS encoding CoB--CoM heterodisulfide reductase iron-sulfur subunit A family protein: protein MSSKSILVIGGGFAGITSALEAAEMGHEVFLIEKSPFLGGRVMQLYKYFPKLCPPSCGLEIQFQRLKKAKDKVKVFTLAEVVSVNGAKGDYKVKVRIKPRYVQPNGSSLTEAAGELSATVENPFEFGLATRKPLYMDVPFAFPHRYVLDKDAATPEDLKKLAGNEYINLEETAKEIELDVGSIIVATGWKPYDLKNLTNLGGGKIKDAISNMQMERLASPNGPTGGKIVRPSDGNAPKSVAFVQCAGSRDENHLNYCSYICCMASLKQACYLLDQYPDARITIYYIDLRTPGRYETFLKRVLSSPNVTTVKGKVAAVEDTAGGKVLVTVENAITGIKAQDAYDLVVLATGMQPSLAVEGLPFDLPKDEEGFIIGGAEQGIFAAGCAKVPLDVMKSAQSATGAALKAIQTVVGR, encoded by the coding sequence ATGTCAAGTAAAAGTATACTGGTCATTGGAGGAGGGTTCGCTGGAATCACCTCCGCCTTAGAGGCCGCCGAAATGGGTCATGAGGTTTTCCTTATCGAGAAAAGCCCATTTCTCGGCGGGCGGGTGATGCAGCTCTATAAGTATTTCCCCAAGCTGTGTCCTCCTTCGTGCGGCCTCGAGATCCAGTTCCAACGCCTGAAGAAGGCCAAGGACAAGGTCAAGGTCTTCACGCTGGCCGAGGTCGTGTCCGTCAACGGCGCCAAGGGCGACTACAAAGTCAAGGTGCGTATCAAGCCCCGCTATGTGCAGCCTAACGGCAGCAGCCTGACCGAAGCCGCCGGAGAGCTGTCCGCAACGGTGGAGAACCCCTTCGAGTTCGGCCTGGCGACCCGCAAGCCCCTTTACATGGATGTGCCCTTCGCTTTCCCGCACCGCTATGTGCTGGACAAGGATGCAGCCACGCCCGAGGATCTCAAGAAGCTTGCCGGCAACGAGTACATCAACTTGGAAGAGACGGCCAAGGAGATCGAGCTCGACGTGGGCTCCATCATCGTGGCGACCGGCTGGAAGCCTTATGACCTCAAGAACCTGACCAACCTTGGCGGGGGCAAGATCAAGGACGCCATCAGCAACATGCAGATGGAGCGCCTTGCCTCGCCCAACGGCCCGACCGGCGGCAAGATCGTGCGCCCCTCGGACGGCAATGCGCCCAAGTCCGTGGCGTTTGTCCAGTGCGCCGGATCGCGTGACGAAAATCATCTGAACTACTGCTCCTACATCTGCTGCATGGCCAGCCTCAAGCAGGCCTGCTACCTGCTCGACCAGTATCCCGATGCGCGCATTACCATTTACTACATCGACTTGCGCACTCCGGGCCGCTACGAGACGTTCCTGAAGCGTGTTCTGTCGAGCCCCAACGTCACGACGGTCAAGGGCAAGGTCGCCGCGGTCGAGGATACTGCCGGCGGCAAGGTGCTGGTCACTGTCGAAAACGCCATCACCGGCATCAAGGCCCAGGACGCTTACGACCTCGTTGTCCTGGCTACGGGCATGCAGCCGAGCCTTGCCGTTGAAGGCCTGCCCTTCGATTTGCCTAAGGACGAAGAGGGCTTCATCATCGGCGGCGCCGAGCAGGGCATATTCGCCGCAGGCTGCGCCAAGGTGCCCCTCGACGTCATGAAGTCGGCCCAGTCGGCTACCGGCGCCGCGCTCAAGGCCATCCAAACCGTGGTAGGGAGGTAG
- the aprA gene encoding adenylyl-sulfate reductase subunit alpha gives MPTIPVKIKPQGVAIAEPQLVEMSVDMLLVGGGMGNCGAAYEICSWVDRKYKDLSVLLVDKAAMERSGAVAQGLSAINTYLGDNKADDYVRMVRTDLMGLVREDLIYDLGRHVDDSVHLFEEWGLPCWIKEGDHNLDGAQAKKAGKSLRKGDKPVRSGRWQIMINGESYKCIVAEAAKNALGQDRYLERIFIVKLLLDANTPNRIAGAVGFSLRENKVYVIKANAMLVACGGAVNVYRPRSTGEGLGRAWYPVWNSGSTYTMCAQAGAEMTMMENRFVPARFKDGYGPVGAWFLLFKAKATNYKGEDYCATNAAMLKPYEERGYAKGHIIPTCLRNHMMLREMREGRGPIYMDTASALQSTFAKLTPEQQKHLESEAWEDFLDMCVGQANLWACMNIKPEEKGSEIMPTEPYLLGSHSGCCGIWVSGPDEDWVPESYKVKADNGKVYNRMTTVNGLWTCADGVGASGHKFSSGSHAEGRIAGKQMVRWCLDHKDFKPTLKEKAADLAKEIYAPFYNFEKGKAASTDPVVNPNYITPKNFMMRLMKCSDEYGGGVGTLYVTSKSLLETGFKLLQMMEEDSQKLAARDLHELMRCWEQFHRLWTVRLHMQHIHFREESRYPGFFYRGDYMGLDDAKWKCFVNSKFDPTTGKTTIFKKPYYQIIPD, from the coding sequence ATGCCTACGATTCCTGTTAAAATTAAGCCCCAAGGTGTGGCTATCGCCGAGCCCCAGCTCGTCGAGATGAGCGTTGATATGCTTCTCGTCGGCGGCGGCATGGGCAACTGCGGCGCAGCCTACGAGATCTGCAGCTGGGTTGACCGCAAGTACAAGGATCTGTCGGTCCTGCTGGTCGACAAGGCCGCCATGGAGCGTTCCGGCGCCGTGGCCCAGGGTCTGTCCGCCATCAACACCTACCTTGGCGACAACAAGGCCGACGATTACGTGCGCATGGTCCGCACCGACCTGATGGGCCTCGTTCGCGAAGACCTGATCTACGACCTTGGCCGTCACGTCGACGATTCCGTGCATCTGTTCGAAGAGTGGGGCTTGCCCTGCTGGATCAAGGAAGGCGACCACAACCTGGACGGCGCCCAGGCCAAGAAGGCCGGCAAGTCCCTGCGCAAGGGTGACAAGCCCGTGCGTTCCGGCCGCTGGCAGATCATGATCAACGGTGAGTCCTACAAGTGCATCGTGGCCGAGGCTGCCAAGAACGCCCTGGGCCAGGATCGCTACCTGGAGCGCATCTTCATCGTGAAGCTGCTCCTGGATGCCAACACCCCGAACCGCATCGCTGGTGCTGTCGGCTTCTCCCTGCGCGAGAACAAGGTGTACGTCATCAAGGCTAACGCCATGCTGGTTGCCTGCGGCGGCGCGGTGAACGTTTACCGTCCCCGCTCCACCGGTGAAGGCCTCGGCCGCGCCTGGTACCCGGTGTGGAACTCCGGTTCCACCTACACCATGTGCGCTCAGGCCGGCGCTGAGATGACCATGATGGAAAACCGCTTCGTGCCCGCCCGCTTCAAGGACGGTTACGGACCGGTTGGCGCCTGGTTCCTGCTCTTCAAGGCCAAGGCCACCAACTACAAGGGCGAAGACTACTGCGCGACCAACGCCGCCATGCTGAAGCCCTACGAGGAGCGCGGTTACGCCAAGGGTCACATCATCCCGACCTGCCTGCGCAACCACATGATGCTTCGCGAAATGCGCGAAGGCCGTGGCCCCATCTACATGGACACCGCCTCCGCTCTGCAGAGCACCTTCGCCAAGCTGACCCCCGAGCAGCAGAAGCACCTCGAGTCCGAGGCTTGGGAAGACTTCCTCGACATGTGCGTTGGCCAGGCCAACCTGTGGGCCTGCATGAACATCAAGCCCGAGGAAAAGGGCTCCGAGATCATGCCCACCGAGCCTTACCTGCTCGGCTCCCACTCCGGCTGCTGCGGCATCTGGGTCTCCGGTCCGGACGAGGACTGGGTTCCCGAGTCGTACAAGGTCAAGGCCGACAACGGCAAGGTGTACAACCGCATGACCACGGTCAACGGTCTGTGGACCTGCGCTGACGGCGTTGGCGCTTCCGGCCACAAGTTCTCCTCCGGCTCCCATGCCGAGGGTCGCATCGCCGGCAAGCAGATGGTCCGCTGGTGCCTCGACCACAAGGACTTCAAGCCCACGTTGAAGGAGAAGGCTGCCGATCTCGCCAAGGAGATCTACGCTCCCTTCTACAACTTCGAGAAGGGCAAGGCTGCCTCTACTGACCCCGTGGTCAACCCGAACTACATCACGCCCAAGAACTTCATGATGCGTCTCATGAAGTGCTCGGACGAGTACGGCGGAGGCGTTGGCACCCTGTACGTGACCTCCAAGTCCCTGCTCGAGACCGGCTTCAAGCTGCTGCAGATGATGGAAGAGGACAGCCAGAAGCTGGCCGCCCGCGATCTGCACGAGCTTATGCGCTGCTGGGAGCAGTTCCACCGCCTGTGGACCGTGCGCCTGCACATGCAGCACATCCACTTCCGTGAAGAGTCCCGCTACCCCGGCTTCTTCTACCGCGGCGACTACATGGGCCTGGACGACGCCAAGTGGAAGTGCTTCGTGAACTCGAAGTTCGATCCGACCACCGGAAAGACCACGATCTTCAAGAAGCCTTACTACCAGATCATCCCGGATTAG
- the aprB gene encoding adenylyl-sulfate reductase subunit beta, giving the protein MPTYVDPSKCDGCKGGEKTACMYICPNDLMILDPEEMRAFNQEPEACWECYSCVKICPQGAISARPYADFAPMGGTSIPMRSAEDIMWTVKFRNGEVKRFKFPIRTTPEGSIKPFEGKPEPGDINNELLFTEKELTKPETALGKKIEIGEADKQIQW; this is encoded by the coding sequence ATGCCTACCTATGTCGATCCAAGCAAGTGCGATGGCTGCAAGGGCGGCGAAAAGACCGCGTGCATGTACATCTGCCCGAACGATCTGATGATCCTGGATCCGGAGGAGATGCGTGCATTCAACCAGGAGCCCGAAGCATGCTGGGAGTGCTACTCCTGTGTGAAGATCTGCCCCCAGGGCGCCATCTCCGCCCGTCCTTACGCCGACTTCGCTCCCATGGGTGGTACGTCCATCCCGATGCGCTCGGCCGAGGATATCATGTGGACCGTCAAGTTCCGTAACGGCGAAGTCAAGCGCTTCAAGTTCCCCATCCGCACCACTCCTGAAGGCTCCATCAAGCCCTTCGAAGGCAAGCCCGAGCCCGGCGACATCAACAACGAGCTGCTCTTCACCGAGAAGGAGCTGACCAAGCCCGAAACCGCTCTTGGCAAGAAGATCGAGATTGGTGAAGCCGACAAGCAGATCCAGTGGTAG
- a CDS encoding universal stress protein, with amino-acid sequence MNPKRILIAVDASANSERAVAYVGDILCHAREAEILLFCLSKTPDRDLFPDDATWQASARKQDAEYKEFLARARGSLEQRGVDAGCIETRLVPFTGFSVAQGILGAQRDGGYGTIVVGRRGMSKEEEFLFGSVSSRVVHHARNCAVWVVE; translated from the coding sequence ATGAATCCCAAGCGCATACTCATCGCCGTTGACGCATCCGCGAATTCGGAACGAGCGGTGGCCTACGTGGGCGACATTCTGTGCCATGCCCGTGAAGCGGAAATTCTATTGTTCTGTCTATCAAAGACGCCGGATCGTGACCTGTTCCCGGACGACGCCACCTGGCAGGCCAGCGCCAGAAAACAGGACGCGGAGTACAAAGAGTTTCTTGCCCGGGCGCGAGGCAGTCTGGAACAGCGCGGTGTTGACGCGGGTTGCATCGAAACTCGGCTTGTGCCGTTCACGGGTTTCAGCGTGGCCCAAGGTATTTTGGGAGCGCAACGCGATGGAGGCTATGGCACCATCGTGGTCGGCCGCCGGGGCATGTCCAAGGAAGAGGAGTTTTTGTTCGGTAGCGTCTCCTCGCGCGTCGTGCATCACGCGCGAAATTGCGCAGTGTGGGTGGTGGAATGA
- a CDS encoding serine/threonine protein kinase has protein sequence MAEDVRQLIERMWPESGISRYGRVFHDTSEFMDIGHGDVMALGGLHYLVIRDESERRFGMEDPKYWVKRCHVLETGEKRIVKLVFYETFNATVGRFQFPCYRSPIKEARILDLVREDPRFMHGFSLEDSQGNNVRVLEYVQGRRLDLQVEAMEVDHETYFRERFPAILAGYIDACEAILFLHEHGEKHGDIRRDHLYVERGTGRYRWIDFDYAFDLRENPFGWDLFGLGNILAFLVGKGEHTPLSIAEQGLAEHIRVPLDQDDFGIIFGNRLFNLKKLFPYIPERLNRVVLHFAQGANVFYETVDELLTDLRPCLAELGAIPEQAQGGEA, from the coding sequence ATGGCCGAGGATGTCCGTCAGCTCATAGAGCGCATGTGGCCGGAAAGCGGTATAAGCCGTTATGGCCGTGTCTTTCATGACACGAGCGAGTTCATGGACATAGGCCATGGTGATGTCATGGCCCTGGGTGGCTTACACTATCTGGTGATCAGGGACGAATCCGAGCGCCGCTTCGGCATGGAGGACCCGAAATACTGGGTCAAGCGTTGCCATGTGCTGGAGACGGGCGAGAAGCGCATCGTCAAGCTCGTGTTCTACGAGACGTTCAACGCCACGGTGGGACGGTTCCAGTTCCCCTGCTATCGCAGCCCGATCAAGGAGGCGCGCATCCTCGATCTTGTGCGCGAGGACCCGCGCTTCATGCACGGCTTCTCCCTGGAGGACTCGCAGGGCAACAACGTGCGTGTGCTGGAGTACGTGCAAGGCCGCCGCTTGGACCTTCAGGTCGAGGCCATGGAGGTCGACCACGAAACATACTTCCGCGAGCGTTTCCCCGCAATACTCGCAGGGTACATCGACGCCTGCGAGGCAATACTCTTTCTGCACGAGCATGGCGAGAAGCACGGCGATATCCGTCGCGACCATCTTTATGTGGAGCGAGGCACGGGCCGCTACCGCTGGATCGATTTCGACTATGCCTTCGACTTGCGCGAGAATCCTTTCGGCTGGGATCTCTTCGGATTGGGCAACATTCTGGCCTTTCTGGTAGGCAAAGGCGAACACACACCGCTGAGCATCGCCGAGCAGGGTCTCGCGGAGCACATTCGAGTGCCTCTTGACCAAGATGACTTTGGAATCATCTTCGGCAACCGTCTGTTCAATCTAAAAAAGCTTTTCCCTTACATTCCCGAGCGCCTGAACAGAGTTGTCCTGCACTTCGCGCAAGGCGCCAATGTTTTCTATGAAACCGTGGACGAGCTGCTAACGGACCTGCGGCCTTGTCTGGCCGAACTTGGTGCAATACCGGAGCAAGCCCAAGGAGGCGAGGCATGA
- the sat gene encoding sulfate adenylyltransferase — translation MAKLVPPHGGKGLVECLLKGSALESEIKKAAGLPKIVISDRVKGDLIMLGIGGFSPLNGFMGKADWKGVCEKFMLADGTFWPVPVVCDTNDEACKVGDEVALVGAKGTVYATMKITEKYALTADEKKWECEQVFKGNGDDSKKFWEVAESDHPGVQMVMKQGKYNLAGPVKVLSEGDYREKFPGVYLTPAEIRAEMEKRGWATVAALQLRNPMHRSHEYLAKIAAEVCDGVVIHSLIGNLKAGDIPADVRIKCIQTLIEKYFVKNYVINAGYPLDMRYAGPREALLHATFRQNYGISHMLIGRDHAGVGDFYTLFEAQEIFDRIPYAKDENKPAGKALVTVPMKIDWTFYCKKCDGMASMRTCPHTKEDRVILSGTKLRKALSEGAEVVDHFGRDEVLVILREYYGGLTEKVEVKMQKAASGSAMK, via the coding sequence ATGGCCAAGCTCGTTCCTCCTCATGGCGGTAAGGGTCTTGTCGAGTGCCTGCTGAAGGGCTCGGCTCTGGAGTCCGAGATCAAGAAGGCCGCTGGCCTGCCCAAGATCGTCATCTCCGATCGCGTGAAGGGCGACCTGATCATGCTCGGCATCGGCGGCTTCTCTCCGCTGAACGGCTTCATGGGCAAGGCTGACTGGAAGGGCGTTTGCGAGAAGTTTATGCTCGCCGACGGCACCTTCTGGCCGGTTCCCGTGGTGTGCGACACCAACGACGAGGCCTGCAAGGTCGGCGACGAAGTCGCGCTGGTCGGCGCCAAGGGCACCGTCTACGCCACCATGAAGATCACCGAGAAGTACGCGCTCACCGCTGATGAGAAGAAGTGGGAGTGCGAGCAGGTCTTCAAGGGCAACGGCGACGACTCCAAGAAGTTCTGGGAAGTGGCCGAGTCCGACCACCCCGGCGTGCAGATGGTCATGAAGCAGGGCAAGTACAACCTGGCCGGCCCGGTGAAGGTCCTCTCCGAGGGCGACTACCGCGAGAAGTTCCCCGGCGTGTACCTGACCCCCGCCGAGATCCGCGCCGAGATGGAGAAGCGCGGCTGGGCCACGGTTGCCGCTCTGCAGCTGCGCAACCCGATGCACCGCTCCCACGAGTACCTGGCCAAGATCGCCGCCGAAGTGTGCGACGGTGTGGTCATCCACTCCCTCATCGGCAACCTGAAGGCCGGCGACATCCCGGCTGACGTGCGCATCAAGTGCATCCAGACCCTCATTGAGAAGTACTTCGTGAAGAACTACGTCATCAATGCCGGCTACCCCCTGGATATGCGCTATGCCGGTCCCCGCGAAGCTCTGCTGCACGCGACCTTCCGCCAGAACTACGGCATCAGCCACATGCTGATCGGCCGTGACCATGCTGGCGTGGGCGATTTCTACACCCTGTTCGAGGCCCAGGAGATCTTTGATCGGATTCCCTACGCCAAGGACGAGAATAAGCCCGCCGGCAAGGCGCTGGTCACCGTGCCCATGAAGATCGACTGGACCTTCTACTGCAAGAAGTGCGACGGCATGGCTTCCATGCGCACTTGCCCGCACACGAAGGAAGACCGCGTCATCCTGTCCGGCACCAAGCTGCGCAAGGCTCTGTCCGAGGGCGCCGAAGTCGTCGACCATTTCGGTCGCGACGAGGTTCTGGTCATCCTCCGCGAGTACTACGGCGGACTGACCGAGAAGGTCGAAGTCAAGATGCAGAAGGCCGCCAGCGGCTCTGCCATGAAGTAA